A stretch of the Halomonas sp. BDJS001 genome encodes the following:
- a CDS encoding DMT family transporter, with translation MSSADALRLILLSSLWGLSFIFMRVAAPEFGAVPLVLVRMGIGALLLMPLLISLHYLRLIWLHKGSLLFLGVVNHVLPFSLLALATTRLEAGFTSLINATTPIFTALLGALFFATAILRQQYLGLALALLGVYVLSADRLDFALGGDGWFILAVLGATFCYGIAGNYSKTRLGHLPTRVLAAGSSAMSALVLLIPGILLWPSDPISPLAWGNALALAALSTTLAFLLYFGLLANAGATATSTVTFLVPVSALIWGYLLLGETLNLQIIAGMVITLIGTAIATNLLRIKRREAPPPAYPPHE, from the coding sequence CTATGGGGCCTGTCATTTATCTTTATGCGCGTGGCCGCCCCCGAGTTTGGTGCAGTGCCGTTAGTGCTAGTGCGCATGGGCATTGGTGCGCTGCTATTGATGCCGCTGTTGATCAGCCTGCACTACCTAAGACTCATCTGGCTGCACAAGGGGTCGCTGCTTTTTTTAGGGGTGGTCAATCACGTACTGCCTTTTTCACTACTGGCACTTGCCACTACACGCCTTGAAGCGGGCTTTACCTCGCTGATTAATGCCACCACGCCGATTTTTACTGCGCTGCTTGGCGCGCTGTTCTTCGCTACCGCAATACTGCGCCAGCAGTACCTAGGACTTGCCTTGGCACTCCTGGGTGTTTACGTGCTCTCGGCCGATCGGCTTGATTTTGCCCTGGGCGGCGACGGCTGGTTTATTTTGGCCGTTTTAGGCGCTACATTTTGCTACGGTATTGCAGGCAACTACTCAAAAACGCGCCTTGGCCATCTACCCACCCGTGTACTGGCCGCAGGCAGCAGCGCCATGTCGGCGCTGGTGCTGCTGATTCCCGGCATATTGTTGTGGCCGAGTGACCCCATTAGCCCACTGGCGTGGGGCAATGCCTTGGCCTTGGCTGCGCTTAGCACCACACTGGCTTTTCTGCTCTACTTTGGCTTACTTGCCAACGCGGGCGCCACTGCGACCTCAACGGTCACCTTTCTGGTGCCAGTGAGCGCGCTGATATGGGGCTATTTGCTGCTTGGCGAAACGCTCAACCTGCAAATTATCGCCGGTATGGTGATAACCCTGATCGGCACGGCAATTGCCACTAACCTGCTGCGCATTAAGCGTCGCGAGGCACCGCCGCCAGCCTATCCCCCACACGAATAA